A window of Magnolia sinica isolate HGM2019 chromosome 13, MsV1, whole genome shotgun sequence genomic DNA:
TTCATTAGGTTGGGTTCACCATGAAAAAGCCACGGCCCAAAAATCTGGATTGCCCAACCATCAGGTGCGTCATACGTGTATGAGGGAAGTGGATTCAACGTCTGTGTGTATCCCTCCTGATGAGCGgaccttgaattttttttacagGGACATTCACGGCATGTCCCTACTAATGAGTTGGCCAGATCCTGCAATGTGTACCATGTTGCATGCATGCCGTGAATTCCATTAGATCTCTCTTGTGAACTTTGCGCAGCATTTttcattatatttatatataatacctTCTTCTCCTCGCATGTGCTTTCCTCCATGAGATATGGATAGTCGTCTTCGGTGTGGAGACCACCGTTGGAGACAATGAAGGAGaaagcatagtccatgagtcctCCATTGCAGCCATTGTTGTAGGGTCTATCACAGTCGATCAGCTCTTGCTCCGAGAGGGAGGTCAGGTTCCCAGTTACAATCTGGTTGATGCCCTCCACAGCAGCAACAGTTGAAAATGCCCAGCAACTGCCTGCATATTTACCACTAGCGTACTTGAACAGTGGAATGTTTGTTTAATCTACTGAACCTACCTTTGTTGACTTCAGTTCATATCAGAAAAATAGGTATTTGTGACCAACTTCCCATCTCAAAAATTTGCCACTTATACTAGCCTACTTCTAAAGGTAACCACAGTTAACTGCTCTGGCTAATTTAATTGACTGCTAAAGAGCATGTGTTcaagggaaaaatacatatagtCAGCTTGTCTCCTCTATTTTTTTctcttgtttcttcttcttcttcttcttcttcttcttttttgtgtgtgtgtgtgtgtgtgtgtgtgtgtgtgtgtgtgtttttaaccctctcatcgtcatcatcttagccttatctCAACTAGTTGGGATTGACTACACGAACCTTGTTCCACCATTCCGCTCTATGAAGggccattcctttttttttttttttttttttttgttctgatCATTTTCAAATCATCACTGTCAAACTTGACTGAAAATGCAATTACTCACCCTCTCGACTTGCCCTGTACATGTTCATGGGCTGATTGCACAAGCCCAAGTATCTAGTGGAAATGAGCTGTTTCTTCCAGAAAATTATATTCAGCCATTGTACAAACATGCAAGCACTCCAAAATTTGTATTTTCTCGAGCTACTTGTAAAGTAACATTTTGGCAGCAGTCCAATTGGCTACTaaaaaaattatatcataatTAGTTGcatgcgtgtgtgcgtgtgtaaatataTGAAGGTTCTCCTAGGAaccagttctcatgagaaccctTTGAGATCTCATCCCATTTGatttgtgcatgacatccaatctgtccatcagacGTGTCACCTCATGAAAGCCCCTAGGGCTCAGGAATCAGCCTCCTTCAAAAGTCAGGTGGTCCATGGCAAAGTGGGACCCCCCTGCGTGTGTGAGCGTGTATATACATAGACATGCACATATAAAGTCCAATGCATTCCATGCTCATGCGTGtgtttggttttctttttttccttttggaaGGTTTGGAGCTTCTTAGTCCTTACCACAGGCGCCTTGGTCCTTCACATGAGTAACGGCCCCTTTCTTTCTCCAATCCACTGACTTTGGTATGTCAGCTGCATTCCTATACCTGAAAGTTTCATGACACTTAGAAGCTTCTCTCCTCTTTGACAAGTCAGGCTTTAGTCCAAGATACTTCTCCTTGAACTCTTCATGACTCAAGTCAGCAAATTCATTCAATCCAAGCCAATAGCTACTTATCTTCTTGTTCGTCTCATCAATATGCTTGAGATTGTCCTTGAAGACCTCGAATCTCTGAAGCTTCTCTTCTATGCTTGCATATCTCTTGCTGTGTTTTGACGACCATGATTCAAAGAGCTGAATGAGCCAATCTTCTGATTTCAAATCGTCAGGCGAATAGCCCACGATTGAAAAATCTCTTGCGAGGGCAGAACaaacaatgagagagaggagggagaaggAGAAGAGGGAGAGCTTAGAAGAGACGGTGGCCATCTTTTGCTGTTGATGGGGTGAGATAGGAGACGGGTATTTATACAAGTTTTTGTTCCTCTCTCTGGTATCTTCAATGTTGCTTCAAAGCAAAGCACTTGAATTGTTTTTCTACGAGAATACTGAGTCTTTAAGCTTGGTTCTTCAAGAGCCTTTAATTTCAAGCTCCTCCTCTAATGATAGTAAAATAGAGATCTCTCCCGAAAGTATTCAACCTAATCGCGTTTTCCGTTTGCATTACTGTGAAAATTCTAACTTAAGCCTCATGCATTGAACCATTTGAATTAGTTCCTTGTTATGAGTATTCAAGTGTATTAGTAGTGCTGTATTGTGTGGCCTAATATGTATTGGTTTCTTGTTACAGAAATTCTAAGGTCACCCTTGTGGGTGAATGATATTGGGTCCCATCTAGATCATTCAATAGATAGGACCACCTCTTGGATTAGCTATAGTCGAAAAATCTTGCTAACAGAGAGATCCCAACCATTCAATTAATTATA
This region includes:
- the LOC131222370 gene encoding cysteine protease XCP1-like → MATVSSKLSLFSFSLLSLIVCSALARDFSIVGYSPDDLKSEDWLIQLFESWSSKHSKRYASIEEKLQRFEVFKDNLKHIDETNKKISSYWLGLNEFADLSHEEFKEKYLGLKPDLSKRREASKCHETFRYRNAADIPKSVDWRKKGAVTHVKDQGACGSCWAFSTVAAVEGINQIVTGNLTSLSEQELIDCDRPYNNGCNGGLMDYAFSFIVSNGGLHTEDDYPYLMEESTCEEKKGELEVVTISGYEDVPENNEQSLLKALAHQPLSVAIEASGRNFQFYSGGVFDGHCGSELDHGVTAVGYGSSKGVDYIIVKNSWGPKWGEKGYVRMKRSIGIPEGLCGINKMASYPIKKK